A window of the Anoplopoma fimbria isolate UVic2021 breed Golden Eagle Sablefish chromosome 17, Afim_UVic_2022, whole genome shotgun sequence genome harbors these coding sequences:
- the LOC129105899 gene encoding protein unc-119 homolog B-like, whose product MSGAKARSDAPAVAENVSGGGGGGGGGGGHSKPGGGILKRLKSRRSQLDGRPVTEEDLRTQSGHIAPEDVLALRGATRGYLCKPEDNIYNIDFVRFKIRDLETGTVLFEIAKPPHTEDDEDNREADASAGRFVRYQFTPAFLRLRTVGATVEFTVGNRPLNNFRMIERHYFRDHLLKSFDFDFGFCIPNSRNTCEHIYEFPQLSESLVRQMVECPYETRSDSFYFVENRLVMHNKADYAYNGGQ is encoded by the exons ATGAGCGGAGCCAAAGCCCGCAGCGACGCGCCTGCTGTTGCTGAAAATGTCTCCGGCGGAGGAGGcggaggcggcggcggcggaggaCACAGCAAGCCCGGCGGAGGGATCCTCAAGAGGCTCAAGTCCCGGAGGAGCCAGCTGGACGGCAGGCCCGTCACGGAGGAAGACCTGCGGACACAAAGTGGACACATCGCTCCGGAGGATGTGTTAGCACTGCGGGGGGCTACGCGAG GGTACCTCTGTAAACCTGAGGACAATATTTATAACATCGATTTTGTGCGCTTCAAGATCAGAGACCTGGAGACAGGCACTGTCCTGTTTGAGATTGCCAAACCCCCACATACAG AGGACGACGAGGATAACAGAGAGGCGGATGCCAGCGCGGGCCGATTTGTACGCTACCAGTTCACCCCAGCCTTCCTGAGACTGAGGACCGTGGGAGCTAC GGTGGAATTCACAGTTGGAAATCGGCCTCTAAACAACTTTCGCATGATCGAGAGGCACTACTTCCGCGATCACCTGCTGAAGagctttgactttgactttggcTTCTGTATCCCAAACAGCCGTAACACCTGTGAGCACATCTATGAGTTCCCTCAGCTGTCTGAGAGCCTGG TCCGTCAGATGGTGGAGTGTCCTTATGAGACCCGGTCGGACAGCTTCTATTTTGTGGAGAACAGACTGGTCATGCACAACAAGGCAGACTATGCTTATAACGGAGGACAGTGA